The following coding sequences are from one Streptococcus sp. NPS 308 window:
- the rpsL gene encoding 30S ribosomal protein S12, with product MPTINQLVRKPRKSKVEKSKSPALNVGYNSHKKVQTNVSSPQKRGVATRVGTMTPKKPNSALRKFARVRLSNLIEVTAYIPGIGHNLQEHSVVLLRGGRVKDLPGVRYHIVRGALDTAGVNDRKQGRSKYGTKRPKKA from the coding sequence ATGCCTACAATTAACCAATTGGTTCGCAAACCGCGTAAATCAAAAGTAGAAAAATCTAAATCACCAGCTTTGAACGTTGGTTACAACAGTCATAAAAAAGTTCAAACAAACGTTTCTTCACCACAAAAACGTGGTGTAGCAACTCGTGTTGGAACAATGACACCTAAAAAACCTAACTCTGCCCTTCGTAAATTCGCTCGTGTACGTTTGAGCAACCTTATCGAAGTTACTGCCTACATCCCAGGTATCGGACACAACTTGCAAGAACACAGCGTGGTGCTTCTTCGCGGTGGACGTGTAAAAGACCTTCCAGGGGTACGTTACCATATCGTCCGTGGTGCACTTGATACTGCAGGTGTTAACGATCGTAAACAAGGCCGTTCTAAATACGGTACTAAACGTCCGAAAAAAGCATAA
- a CDS encoding sensor histidine kinase: MLEKFKNIHYMFHISIVFIIFPIAGVIVGDYPLLTLLWTLLFVLAFYSVLASQSRTVLWMAWWIMLAYIFYTSVWLSSGFTWFIFYLSNLLIYELDEISFHSWRFVSFIVLQPFILTGIYMVNHVSPWQLLFFLVTFIFSDAMTFGLYRIQVSEQIKEEKMKQNAKLSLFLAENERSRIGQDLHDSLGHTFAMLSVKTDLALQLLQMQAYPQVEKELKEIHQISKESMNEVRTIIENLKTRTLASEFTTVKKMLEIAGIETEIDHQLDTASLTQELESTASMILLELVTNIIKHAKASKAYLKLERTGKELILTVRDDGCGFASLKGDELHTVRDRVLPFSGEVKVISQKHPTEVQVRLPYKERN, from the coding sequence ATGTTGGAAAAATTTAAAAACATTCATTATATGTTTCATATTTCAATAGTGTTTATCATCTTTCCTATAGCGGGTGTCATCGTTGGAGATTACCCGCTTTTAACCTTGCTATGGACCCTACTATTTGTACTTGCCTTCTATTCGGTTTTAGCCAGTCAGAGTCGCACTGTGCTGTGGATGGCTTGGTGGATCATGCTTGCCTACATTTTTTATACATCGGTTTGGCTGAGTTCGGGTTTCACCTGGTTTATCTTCTATTTATCCAATCTCCTTATTTATGAGCTGGATGAGATTTCTTTTCACTCTTGGCGCTTTGTCAGTTTTATTGTCCTGCAACCGTTCATTCTGACCGGAATCTATATGGTCAATCATGTTAGTCCCTGGCAGCTACTCTTTTTCTTGGTGACCTTTATCTTTTCCGATGCAATGACCTTTGGTCTTTATCGGATTCAGGTATCTGAACAGATAAAAGAAGAAAAGATGAAACAAAATGCCAAGCTCAGTCTTTTCTTGGCTGAAAATGAACGCAGTCGTATTGGTCAGGATCTCCATGACAGTCTGGGGCATACCTTTGCTATGTTGAGTGTGAAGACGGATCTTGCCCTCCAACTTCTTCAAATGCAGGCCTATCCTCAAGTGGAAAAAGAATTAAAAGAAATTCATCAGATCAGTAAGGAATCCATGAATGAAGTCCGTACCATCATTGAAAATCTTAAAACTAGAACCCTTGCTTCCGAATTTACGACTGTTAAAAAAATGCTGGAAATTGCAGGAATTGAAACAGAAATCGATCACCAACTAGATACAGCTAGCCTAACTCAGGAATTAGAATCAACGGCCTCCATGATTTTACTTGAGTTAGTGACCAACATCATCAAACATGCCAAAGCATCCAAAGCTTACTTGAAATTAGAACGAACTGGGAAAGAACTCATTCTAACAGTGAGAGACGATGGCTGTGGCTTTGCTTCTCTAAAAGGGGATGAGCTCCATACCGTTCGAGACCGTGTCCTTCCTTTTTCAGGAGAAGTAAAGGTGATCAGTCAGAAACATCCGACTGAAGTGCAGGTTAGACTACCTTATAAGGAGAGAAACTAA
- a CDS encoding response regulator transcription factor: protein MKLLVAEDQSMLRDAMCQLLAFQADVESVLQAKNGQEAIQLLEKESVDIAILDVEMPAKTGLEVLEWIRAEKIETKVVVVTTFKRPGYFERAIKAGVDAYVLKERSIADLMQTLHTVLEGRKEYSPELMEVVMTHPNPLTEQEIAVLKGIAQGLSNQEIADQLYLSNGTVRNYVTNILSKLDAGNRTDAANIAKESGWL, encoded by the coding sequence ATGAAACTACTTGTTGCAGAAGACCAAAGTATGTTGCGAGATGCCATGTGCCAGTTGTTAGCCTTTCAAGCGGATGTGGAGTCTGTCCTACAAGCCAAGAATGGGCAAGAAGCAATCCAACTCTTAGAAAAGGAGTCTGTAGATATCGCTATCCTTGACGTAGAAATGCCTGCTAAGACAGGCCTCGAAGTCTTGGAGTGGATTCGAGCAGAAAAGATAGAAACAAAAGTAGTTGTGGTGACAACCTTCAAGCGCCCTGGCTATTTTGAACGCGCGATTAAGGCTGGTGTGGATGCCTATGTCTTGAAAGAAAGAAGCATTGCAGACCTCATGCAAACCTTGCACACTGTTCTTGAAGGACGTAAGGAATATTCACCTGAATTGATGGAAGTGGTGATGACGCACCCCAATCCGTTAACAGAGCAAGAAATCGCTGTTTTAAAAGGAATCGCTCAGGGCTTGTCTAACCAAGAAATCGCAGATCAGCTTTATCTATCAAATGGAACCGTCCGAAACTATGTTACCAATATTCTTTCCAAACTAGATGCAGGCAATCGAACAGATGCAGCCAACATTGCAAAAGAATCTGGTTGGCTTTGA
- a CDS encoding acetolactate synthase large subunit yields MEKISLDAPKTGSDLVLETLHDLGIDTIFGYPGGAVLPLYDAIYNFKGIRHILGRHEQGCLHEAEGYAKSTGKLGVAVVTSGPGATNAITGIADAMSDSVPLLVFTGQVARAGIGKDAFQEADIVGITMPITKYNYQVRETADIPRIITEAVHIATTGRPGPVVIDLPKDVSALETDFIYSPEVHLPSYQPTIEPNDMQIKKILKQLSKAKKPVLLAGGGISYAEASKELNEFAERYQIPVVTSLLGQGTIATSHPLFLGMGGMHGSFAANIAMTEADFMISIGCRFDDRLTGNPKTFAKNAKVAHIDIDPAEIGKIISADIPVVGDAKKALQMLLAEPTVHNNTEKWIDKVTKDKNRVRSYDKKERVVQPQAVIERIGELTNGDAIVVTDVGQHQMWTAQYYPYQNERQLVTSGGLGTMGFGVPAAIGAKIANPEKEVVLFVGDGGFQMTNQELAILNIYKVPIKVVMLNNHSLGMVRQWQESFYEGRTSESVFDTLPDFQLMAQAYGIKNYKFDNPETIEKDLEVILEDVPMFIEVDISRKEQVLPMVPAGKSNHEMLGVKFHA; encoded by the coding sequence ATGGAGAAAATCAGTTTAGACGCTCCTAAGACGGGATCGGACCTAGTTTTGGAAACCCTCCATGATTTAGGAATTGATACCATATTTGGTTATCCTGGTGGGGCTGTCTTGCCTTTATATGATGCGATTTATAATTTCAAAGGTATTCGTCACATTTTAGGTCGTCATGAGCAAGGCTGTTTGCACGAAGCTGAAGGTTATGCCAAATCAACTGGAAAGTTGGGTGTCGCAGTCGTCACAAGTGGACCAGGAGCAACAAATGCCATTACAGGGATTGCGGATGCCATGAGCGATAGCGTTCCCCTTTTGGTCTTTACTGGACAAGTCGCTCGAGCGGGAATTGGGAAGGATGCCTTTCAGGAGGCGGATATTGTCGGTATTACTATGCCCATTACCAAGTACAATTACCAAGTTCGTGAGACGGCTGACATTCCTCGTATCATTACGGAAGCTGTTCATATCGCGACCACAGGTCGTCCAGGTCCAGTCGTGATTGACTTGCCTAAGGATGTATCGGCTCTTGAAACAGACTTCATCTATTCGCCCGAAGTGCATTTACCAAGTTATCAACCGACGATAGAACCAAATGACATGCAAATCAAGAAAATCTTGAAACAATTGTCTAAGGCTAAGAAACCTGTTTTGTTGGCAGGTGGCGGTATCAGCTATGCAGAAGCTTCTAAAGAACTGAATGAATTTGCTGAACGCTATCAAATTCCAGTTGTTACCAGTCTTTTGGGACAAGGTACAATTGCAACAAGTCATCCACTCTTCCTCGGAATGGGAGGCATGCATGGTTCTTTCGCAGCTAATATTGCCATGACCGAGGCAGATTTTATGATTAGTATTGGTTGCCGTTTCGATGACCGCCTGACTGGAAATCCTAAGACCTTTGCTAAAAATGCCAAGGTTGCTCATATCGATATTGATCCAGCAGAGATTGGTAAGATTATTAGTGCAGACATTCCAGTGGTTGGGGACGCAAAGAAAGCCTTGCAGATGCTACTAGCAGAACCAACTGTTCATAACAATACTGAAAAGTGGATTGACAAAGTCACCAAGGACAAGAACCGTGTTCGTTCTTATGATAAGAAAGAACGTGTGGTTCAACCGCAGGCAGTCATTGAACGCATCGGTGAGTTGACGAATGGCGATGCTATTGTCGTTACTGACGTTGGCCAACACCAAATGTGGACAGCCCAGTATTACCCATATCAGAATGAACGCCAATTGGTCACATCTGGTGGCTTGGGTACCATGGGATTTGGAGTTCCTGCAGCTATCGGAGCTAAGATTGCCAATCCGGAAAAAGAAGTAGTTCTTTTTGTCGGTGATGGTGGCTTCCAAATGACCAACCAGGAACTAGCCATCCTAAACATTTACAAGGTACCTATTAAGGTCGTGATGCTAAATAACCACTCACTAGGAATGGTTCGTCAGTGGCAGGAATCCTTCTATGAGGGTAGAACTTCCGAGTCAGTCTTTGATACTCTTCCTGACTTCCAGCTAATGGCACAAGCTTACGGAATCAAAAACTACAAGTTTGATAATCCAGAGACGATAGAGAAGGATCTAGAGGTCATTCTGGAGGATGTGCCGATGTTTATCGAGGTGGATATTTCTCGTAAGGAACAGGTTTTACCGATGGTACCTGCTGGGAAGAGCAATCATGAGATGTTGGGGGTGAAGTTCCATGCGTAG
- a CDS encoding ABC transporter permease translates to MKNMTSLMKVEIILMKRQAVYYLLSIGLPSVFYLIFSGMMSGSDVPEIVLQAYLFAMTLFSIMSSAFFSIPSTLESDKTNNWQKLIQHSPVSMVEYYVSKLFSTLLTFLLSIIVVFSVGHFVRGVTLPWLDWLVIGVILLVGSVVFISMGVLVSLLPSAQLMTVIGNIAYIALAVLGGLWFPLNSFPEWLQSIGKLTPTYQLMQVVSTYLEHHEFNILSALVVLGYTVFFGVLVIQLKKRIEVK, encoded by the coding sequence ATGAAAAATATGACAAGTCTCATGAAAGTGGAAATCATTCTGATGAAACGGCAAGCCGTCTACTACTTGCTATCCATCGGACTTCCAAGTGTGTTTTACCTTATCTTTTCTGGTATGATGTCAGGGTCAGATGTTCCAGAAATTGTTCTTCAAGCCTATCTTTTTGCCATGACTCTCTTTAGTATCATGTCAAGCGCCTTTTTCAGTATCCCTAGCACACTCGAGTCTGATAAGACAAACAACTGGCAAAAATTGATTCAACATTCTCCGGTATCTATGGTAGAATATTATGTATCAAAACTGTTCAGTACTCTGCTGACTTTCTTGTTATCAATTATAGTTGTCTTTTCGGTTGGTCATTTTGTCCGCGGAGTGACTCTGCCTTGGCTTGACTGGTTGGTGATTGGTGTTATTTTACTGGTCGGAAGCGTGGTCTTTATCAGCATGGGTGTCTTGGTGAGCTTGCTTCCCAGTGCTCAACTGATGACGGTTATTGGAAATATTGCCTATATTGCTTTGGCTGTCCTAGGTGGACTGTGGTTTCCTTTGAATTCCTTCCCAGAATGGCTCCAATCTATTGGAAAACTGACTCCAACCTATCAACTGATGCAGGTTGTCTCTACTTATTTGGAGCACCATGAATTTAATATTCTTTCTGCTTTGGTTGTACTAGGTTATACAGTTTTCTTTGGTGTATTGGTAATCCAACTGAAAAAACGGATCGAGGTAAAATAA
- the fusA gene encoding elongation factor G, which translates to MAREFSLEKTRNIGIMAHVDAGKTTTTERILYYTGKIHKIGETHEGASQMDWMEQEQERGITITSAATTAQWNNHRVNIIDTPGHVDFTIEVQRSLRVLDGAVTVLDSQSGVEPQTETVWRQATEYGVPRIVFANKMDKIGADFLYSVSTLHDRLQANAHPIQLPIGAEDDFRGIIDLIKMKAEIYTNDLGTDILEEDIPAEYLDQAQEYREKLVEAVAETDEELMMKYLEGEEITNEELKAGIRKATINVEFFPVLCGSAFKNKGVQLMLDAVIDYLPSPLDIPAIKGINPDTEEEETRPASDEEPFSALAFKIMTDPFVGRLTFFRVYSGVLQSGSYVLNTSKGKRERIGRILQMHANSRQEIDTVYSGDIAAAVGLKDTTTGDSLTDEKAKIILESINVPEPVIQLMVEPKSKADQDKMGIALQKLAEEDPTFRVETNVETGETVISGMGELHLDVLVDRMRREFKVEANVGAPQVSYRETFRASTQARGFFKRQSGGKGQFGDVWIEFTPNEEGKGFEFENAIVGGVVPREFIPAVEKGLVESMANGVLAGYPMVDVKAKLYDGSYHDVDSSETAFKIAASLALKEAAKTAQPAILEPMMLVTITVPEENLGDVMGHVTARRGRVDGMEAHGNSQIVRAYVPLAEMFGYATVLRSASQGRGTFMMVFDHYEDVPKSVQEEIIKKNKGED; encoded by the coding sequence ATGGCACGCGAATTTTCACTTGAAAAAACTCGTAATATCGGTATCATGGCTCACGTCGACGCCGGTAAAACAACTACAACTGAGCGTATCCTTTACTACACTGGTAAAATCCACAAAATCGGTGAAACTCACGAAGGTGCGTCACAAATGGACTGGATGGAGCAAGAGCAAGAACGTGGTATCACTATCACATCTGCTGCGACAACAGCTCAATGGAACAACCACCGCGTAAACATCATCGACACACCAGGACACGTGGACTTCACAATCGAAGTACAACGTTCTCTTCGTGTATTGGACGGTGCGGTTACAGTTCTTGACTCACAATCAGGTGTTGAGCCTCAAACTGAAACTGTTTGGCGTCAAGCAACTGAATACGGAGTTCCACGTATCGTATTTGCCAACAAAATGGACAAAATCGGTGCTGACTTCCTTTACTCAGTAAGCACACTTCATGACCGTCTTCAAGCAAATGCACACCCAATTCAATTGCCAATCGGTGCTGAAGATGACTTCCGTGGAATCATCGACTTGATCAAGATGAAAGCTGAAATCTATACTAACGACCTTGGTACAGATATCCTTGAAGAAGATATTCCAGCTGAATACCTTGACCAAGCACAAGAATACCGTGAAAAATTGGTTGAAGCAGTTGCTGAAACTGACGAAGAATTGATGATGAAATACCTCGAAGGTGAAGAAATCACTAACGAAGAATTGAAAGCTGGTATCCGTAAAGCGACTATCAACGTTGAATTCTTCCCAGTATTGTGTGGTTCAGCCTTCAAGAACAAAGGTGTTCAATTGATGCTTGATGCGGTTATCGACTACCTTCCAAGCCCACTTGATATCCCAGCGATCAAGGGTATCAACCCAGATACTGAAGAAGAAGAAACTCGTCCAGCATCTGATGAAGAGCCATTTTCAGCTCTTGCCTTCAAGATCATGACTGACCCATTCGTAGGTCGTTTGACATTCTTCCGTGTTTACTCAGGTGTTCTTCAGTCAGGTTCATACGTATTGAACACATCTAAAGGTAAACGTGAACGTATCGGACGTATCCTTCAAATGCACGCTAACAGCCGTCAAGAAATCGACACTGTATACTCAGGTGATATCGCTGCTGCCGTTGGTTTGAAAGACACTACAACTGGTGACTCATTGACAGATGAAAAAGCCAAAATCATTCTTGAGTCAATCAACGTTCCAGAACCAGTTATCCAATTGATGGTTGAACCAAAATCTAAAGCAGACCAAGACAAGATGGGTATCGCCCTTCAAAAATTGGCTGAAGAAGATCCAACATTCCGCGTTGAAACTAACGTTGAAACTGGTGAAACAGTTATCTCTGGTATGGGTGAGCTTCACCTTGACGTCCTTGTTGACCGTATGCGTCGTGAGTTCAAAGTTGAAGCGAACGTAGGTGCTCCTCAAGTATCTTACCGTGAAACATTCCGCGCTTCTACTCAAGCACGTGGATTCTTCAAACGTCAGTCTGGTGGTAAAGGTCAATTCGGTGATGTATGGATTGAATTTACTCCAAACGAAGAAGGTAAAGGGTTCGAATTCGAAAACGCAATCGTCGGTGGTGTCGTTCCTCGTGAATTTATCCCAGCGGTAGAAAAAGGTTTGGTAGAATCTATGGCTAACGGTGTTCTTGCTGGTTACCCAATGGTTGACGTTAAAGCTAAGCTTTACGATGGTTCATACCACGATGTCGACTCATCTGAAACTGCCTTCAAGATCGCTGCATCTCTTGCACTTAAAGAAGCTGCTAAGACTGCACAACCAGCTATCCTTGAACCAATGATGCTTGTAACAATCACTGTTCCAGAAGAAAACCTTGGTGATGTTATGGGTCACGTAACTGCTCGTCGTGGACGTGTAGATGGTATGGAAGCACACGGTAACAGCCAAATCGTTCGTGCTTACGTTCCACTTGCTGAAATGTTCGGTTACGCAACAGTTCTTCGTTCTGCATCACAAGGACGTGGTACTTTCATGATGGTATTCGACCACTACGAAGATGTACCTAAGTCAGTACAAGAAGAAATCATTAAGAAAAACAAAGGTGAAGACTAA
- a CDS encoding ABC transporter ATP-binding protein — MTVIKVEKLSKKIKDKEILRNISFEINDGECVALIGPNGAGKTTLIDCLLGDKFMSSGRVAIQGFAPTDPRLKQLISVLPQENAVVQSLKVKELLSFFKSLYPDSLSDKEIDDLLRFSDKQKNQLAGKLSGGQKRLFSFVLTLIGRPKILFLDEPTAAMDTSTRQHFWEIVNQLKKNGVTIVYSSHYIEEVEHTADRILVLHKGELIRDTTPYAMRGEEQEKHFTVPLTYQDFVSTLTMVQEIEIKQNALSFTTKEASQVWEALQEQGCTIEEIEVRNRTLLDSIFETTQD; from the coding sequence ATGACTGTGATTAAAGTTGAGAAATTGAGTAAGAAAATAAAAGACAAGGAAATCCTGCGGAACATCTCTTTTGAAATCAACGATGGTGAATGTGTCGCCTTGATCGGGCCTAACGGAGCAGGAAAAACAACCTTGATTGATTGCCTCTTGGGTGACAAGTTCATGAGCTCAGGTCGGGTCGCCATTCAAGGCTTTGCACCAACAGATCCTCGATTAAAACAGCTTATTTCTGTCTTGCCCCAAGAAAATGCAGTTGTCCAAAGCTTGAAAGTGAAAGAACTTCTATCTTTTTTCAAGTCACTTTATCCCGACAGTCTTTCAGACAAAGAAATTGATGACTTGCTGAGATTCTCAGATAAGCAGAAAAATCAGCTAGCGGGCAAGTTGTCTGGTGGGCAAAAACGTTTGTTCTCTTTTGTGTTGACACTAATAGGTCGTCCGAAAATTCTATTTTTAGACGAGCCAACTGCTGCCATGGATACCTCGACACGTCAGCATTTTTGGGAAATTGTCAATCAGTTAAAGAAAAATGGTGTTACCATTGTCTATTCTTCTCACTATATCGAAGAGGTAGAACATACGGCTGACCGCATTTTGGTCCTACACAAGGGAGAATTGATTCGTGACACGACGCCTTATGCCATGCGTGGTGAAGAACAAGAAAAACACTTTACGGTGCCTCTAACCTATCAGGATTTTGTTAGTACCTTGACTATGGTTCAAGAGATTGAAATCAAGCAAAATGCTCTTTCCTTCACAACCAAAGAAGCCAGCCAGGTATGGGAAGCCTTGCAAGAACAGGGCTGCACGATCGAAGAAATTGAAGTTCGCAATCGAACTCTCTTAGACAGTATCTTCGAAACGACTCAAGACTAA
- the rpsG gene encoding 30S ribosomal protein S7, whose protein sequence is MSRKNRAPKREVLPDPLYNSQLVTRLINRVMLDGKRGTAASIVYGAFEQIKEATGNDALEVFETAMENIMPVLEVRARRVGGSNYQVPVEVRPERRTTLGLRWLVTIARLRGEHTMQDRLAKEILDAANNTGAAVKKREDTHRMAEANRAFAHFRW, encoded by the coding sequence ATGAGTCGTAAAAATAGAGCTCCAAAACGTGAAGTATTGCCAGATCCGCTTTACAATTCACAATTAGTTACTCGTCTTATCAACCGCGTTATGCTTGACGGTAAACGTGGTACAGCTGCTTCAATCGTTTACGGTGCTTTTGAGCAAATCAAAGAAGCTACTGGTAACGATGCACTTGAAGTATTTGAAACAGCTATGGAAAACATCATGCCTGTACTTGAAGTACGTGCACGTCGTGTTGGTGGATCTAACTACCAAGTCCCAGTTGAAGTTCGTCCAGAACGTCGTACAACACTTGGACTTCGTTGGTTGGTAACCATCGCTCGCCTTCGTGGTGAACACACAATGCAAGACCGTCTTGCGAAAGAAATCTTGGACGCTGCGAACAACACTGGTGCAGCAGTTAAGAAACGTGAAGACACTCACCGTATGGCTGAAGCTAACCGTGCCTTCGCACACTTCCGTTGGTAA